One part of the Kiloniellales bacterium genome encodes these proteins:
- the hypE gene encoding hydrogenase expression/formation protein HypE: protein MSHGGGGRATAQLVAELFMRHLDNPLLNQGNDQACFPAPSGRMVMTTDGHVVSPLLFPGGDIGSLAVHGTINDVAMAGARPLYLSAAFILEEGFPLADLERIVISMAEAATAAGVSIVTGDTKVVEAGKGDGVFIATTGVGVVPDGIEISGDRAEAGDTILVSGNIGDHGIAILSKRENLEFETEIRSDSAALHGLVAAMVEAVPSIHCLRDPTRGGLGTTLNELARQSGVGMRVREDAIPIKPDVAAACELLGIDPLYVANEGKLVAICPAAQAERLLSAMRCHPLGRDASIIGQVVADEHGFVQMETGFGGQRMVDWPAGEQLPRIC, encoded by the coding sequence ATGAGCCACGGCGGCGGCGGGCGCGCGACCGCGCAGCTGGTCGCGGAGCTGTTCATGCGCCACCTCGACAACCCGCTGCTGAACCAGGGCAACGACCAGGCCTGCTTTCCCGCGCCCAGCGGCCGCATGGTGATGACCACCGACGGCCATGTGGTTTCGCCGCTGTTGTTTCCCGGCGGCGATATCGGCTCGCTCGCCGTGCACGGCACGATTAACGACGTCGCCATGGCCGGCGCCCGGCCGCTCTATCTCTCCGCCGCCTTCATTCTGGAAGAAGGATTTCCGCTGGCCGACCTGGAGCGGATCGTGATCAGCATGGCCGAGGCCGCCACCGCCGCCGGCGTGTCCATCGTGACCGGCGACACAAAGGTGGTCGAGGCGGGGAAGGGCGACGGCGTCTTCATTGCCACCACGGGGGTCGGGGTGGTGCCCGACGGGATCGAGATCTCCGGCGATCGCGCGGAAGCGGGCGATACGATCCTGGTCAGCGGCAACATCGGCGACCACGGCATCGCCATTCTCTCGAAGCGCGAGAATCTGGAGTTCGAGACCGAGATCCGCTCGGACAGCGCCGCGCTGCACGGCCTCGTCGCGGCCATGGTCGAGGCCGTGCCCTCGATCCACTGTCTGCGCGATCCCACGCGCGGCGGCCTGGGCACGACGCTCAACGAACTGGCCCGGCAGTCGGGCGTCGGCATGCGTGTTCGCGAGGACGCGATCCCGATCAAGCCCGATGTGGCGGCGGCCTGCGAGCTGCTGGGGATCGACCCCCTCTACGTCGCCAACGAGGGCAAGCTGGTCGCGATCTGTCCCGCGGCGCAGGCCGAGCGCCTCCTGTCGGCCATGCGGTGTCATCCGCTGGGTCGCGACGCCTCGATCATCGGCCAGGTGGTGGCGGACGAACACGGCTTCGTCCAGATGGAAACCGGCTTCGGCGGGCAGCGCATGGTCGACTGGCCGGCCGGCGAGCAGCTGCCGCGGATCTGCTGA
- a CDS encoding acylphosphatase, which yields MSVRLSADDGMTAEAVSVRIRGLVQGVGFRPSVWRLARDLGLAGEVRNDGDGVLIRAWGSAGALRGFLDRLPREAPPLSRIDRIEVAPL from the coding sequence GTGAGTGTGCGTCTGTCGGCTGACGACGGTATGACGGCCGAGGCCGTTTCGGTCCGGATACGGGGCCTGGTCCAGGGCGTGGGCTTCCGTCCCAGCGTGTGGCGTTTGGCGCGCGACCTGGGACTGGCCGGCGAGGTGCGCAACGACGGCGACGGCGTTTTGATCCGCGCCTGGGGGTCGGCAGGCGCGCTGCGCGGATTTCTCGACCGCCTGCCGCGCGAGGCGCCGCCGCTGTCGCGGATCGACCGCATCGAGGTCGCGCCCCTGG
- a CDS encoding HypC/HybG/HupF family hydrogenase formation chaperone, which yields MCLALPAKVIAIDEASETATVALSGVRKRVSIALVDSVALGDYLLIHVGHALNKISAAEAERTLALMVEAGLIPAGDEGAGEGSALA from the coding sequence ATGTGCCTGGCCTTGCCCGCGAAGGTGATCGCAATCGACGAGGCGAGCGAAACTGCGACGGTGGCGCTCAGCGGAGTCCGGAAGAGGGTCTCCATCGCCCTTGTCGACTCCGTGGCGCTCGGCGACTACCTGCTAATCCACGTCGGCCACGCGCTCAACAAGATCAGCGCCGCGGAGGCCGAGCGGACCCTGGCGCTGATGGTCGAGGCGGGCCTGATCCCGGCCGGGGACGAAGGTGCGGGCGAGGGGAGCGCCTTGGCATGA
- the hypA gene encoding hydrogenase maturation nickel metallochaperone HypA, whose amino-acid sequence MHEMALCESLIGVIEDQAEVHAYSRVKTVFLEIGTLACVEPEALRFTFDLVTRGTLAEGAALDITETRPEAWCIACRHPVSVDQPYDPCPDCGGHRLELSGGNELRIKELEVE is encoded by the coding sequence ATGCATGAGATGGCGCTCTGCGAGAGTCTGATCGGTGTCATCGAGGATCAGGCGGAGGTGCACGCCTACAGCCGGGTAAAGACGGTCTTCCTGGAGATCGGCACGCTCGCCTGCGTCGAGCCCGAGGCGCTCCGCTTCACCTTCGACCTCGTGACCCGTGGAACGTTGGCCGAAGGCGCGGCCCTGGACATCACCGAGACCCGGCCCGAAGCCTGGTGCATCGCCTGCCGTCATCCGGTCTCGGTTGATCAGCCTTACGACCCCTGTCCCGACTGCGGCGGCCATCGATTGGAGCTGTCCGGGGGCAATGAGCTGCGGATCAAGGAATTGGAGGTCGAGTGA
- the hypB gene encoding hydrogenase nickel incorporation protein HypB → MCTVCGCGQDETRTENREGRDRGVAGDHHHHHDHDAQHHHYGLGTAGAHAPGLSQARMVQIEQDILAKNDGYAARNRDFLEARGILALNLVSSPGSGKTSLLVRTIQDLEGGVDLSVIEGDQQTSNDAARIRAAGARAVQVNTGKGCHLDAHMVGHALESLDPKEGGLLLIENVGNLVCPAAFDLGEAHKVVILSVTEGEDKPLKYPDMFRAADLMLLSKVDLLPHLDFDVARCLAYAERVNPRIRMIEVSAKNGQGLADWYAWIETAHRLARAGRSPLTAAE, encoded by the coding sequence ATGTGCACGGTATGCGGCTGCGGCCAGGACGAAACCCGCACCGAAAACCGGGAGGGCAGGGACCGGGGCGTCGCGGGCGATCACCATCACCACCACGATCATGACGCCCAACACCATCACTACGGCCTGGGAACGGCCGGGGCCCACGCGCCGGGCTTGAGCCAGGCACGCATGGTGCAGATCGAACAGGACATCCTCGCCAAGAACGACGGCTATGCCGCCAGAAACCGCGACTTCCTGGAAGCCCGCGGCATCCTCGCGCTCAATCTCGTCTCCAGTCCGGGGTCCGGCAAGACCAGCTTGCTGGTGCGCACGATCCAGGACCTCGAGGGCGGCGTCGACCTGTCCGTGATCGAGGGCGATCAGCAGACCAGCAACGACGCCGCGCGCATCCGCGCCGCCGGCGCGCGGGCGGTCCAGGTCAACACCGGCAAGGGCTGCCATCTCGACGCCCACATGGTCGGCCACGCGCTCGAGAGCCTGGACCCGAAGGAGGGCGGGCTGCTCCTGATAGAGAACGTCGGCAATCTCGTCTGCCCGGCCGCCTTCGACCTCGGCGAAGCGCATAAGGTGGTCATCCTCTCGGTGACCGAGGGCGAGGACAAGCCGCTCAAGTATCCGGACATGTTCCGCGCCGCCGATCTCATGCTCCTGAGCAAGGTCGATCTGCTGCCGCACCTCGACTTCGACGTGGCGCGCTGTCTGGCCTACGCCGAGCGGGTCAATCCGCGCATCCGCATGATCGAGGTCTCGGCAAAGAACGGCCAGGGTCTGGCCGACTGGTACGCCTGGATCGAGACGGCGCACCGGCTTGCCCGAGCTGGCCGATCGCCGCTGACGGCGGCCGAGTAG
- the hypD gene encoding hydrogenase formation protein HypD codes for MKYVDEFRRRDLARGLARAIAAEADPARGYNLMEFCGGHTHAIFRFGVQDLMPENLRFVHGPGCPVCVLPVARIENAIELAERHGVILCTYGDMMRVPAGKRRSLLKAKAGGADVRMVYSTQDALAIARKAPERQVVFFAIGFETTTPPTALAIKQAAAEGLENFSVFCNHVLTPAAIRHILESPEVGEQGRLSIDGFLGPSHVSSVIGSRPYAFVAEAYRRPIVIAGFEPLDVMQSALMLIRQLNEGRHEVENQYRRVVTPEGNLKAQALVAEVLTLRRSFEWRGLGPVPESALEIRESFAAFDAERRFDITPSDRGDVKGCLCPSILRGVKKPTDCKLFGTVCTPENPMGSCMVSSEGACAAYWTYGRFRDAGGTRRKREQAA; via the coding sequence ATGAAGTACGTCGACGAGTTCCGCCGCCGCGATCTGGCCCGCGGTCTGGCACGCGCCATCGCGGCGGAAGCCGACCCGGCGCGCGGCTACAACCTGATGGAGTTCTGCGGCGGGCACACCCACGCGATCTTCCGCTTCGGGGTGCAGGACCTGATGCCGGAAAACCTGCGCTTCGTGCACGGCCCGGGCTGTCCGGTCTGCGTTCTGCCGGTCGCGCGGATCGAGAACGCCATCGAGCTCGCGGAGCGGCACGGCGTCATCCTCTGCACCTACGGTGACATGATGCGCGTGCCGGCCGGCAAGAGGCGCAGCCTGCTCAAGGCCAAGGCCGGCGGGGCCGACGTCCGCATGGTCTATTCCACCCAGGACGCGCTCGCCATCGCGCGCAAGGCCCCGGAACGCCAGGTCGTGTTCTTCGCCATCGGCTTCGAGACGACCACGCCGCCGACCGCGCTGGCGATCAAGCAGGCCGCCGCCGAGGGACTCGAGAACTTCAGCGTCTTCTGCAACCACGTGCTGACCCCGGCGGCGATCCGGCACATCCTGGAATCGCCCGAGGTGGGCGAGCAGGGAAGGCTCTCGATCGACGGCTTCCTCGGACCGTCCCATGTCAGCTCGGTGATCGGCAGCCGGCCCTACGCCTTCGTCGCCGAGGCCTATCGGCGCCCGATCGTCATCGCGGGTTTCGAGCCGCTCGACGTGATGCAGTCGGCGCTCATGCTGATCCGGCAGCTCAACGAAGGACGCCACGAGGTCGAGAACCAGTACCGCCGGGTGGTGACGCCGGAAGGCAACCTGAAAGCGCAGGCGCTGGTCGCCGAGGTCCTGACGCTGCGCCGCAGCTTCGAATGGCGCGGCCTCGGGCCGGTGCCCGAGAGCGCGCTCGAGATCAGGGAGTCCTTCGCGGCCTTCGATGCGGAACGGCGTTTCGACATCACGCCGAGCGACCGGGGCGACGTGAAGGGCTGCCTCTGTCCGAGCATTCTGCGCGGCGTCAAGAAGCCGACCGACTGCAAGCTGTTCGGAACGGTCTGCACGCCGGAGAACCCCATGGGATCCTGCATGGTCTCCTCCGAAGGGGCCTGCGCCGCCTACTGGACCTACGGCCGCTTCCGCGACGCCGGCGGGACGCGGCGCAAAAGGGAGCAGGCGGCGTGA